A single window of Anaerocolumna chitinilytica DNA harbors:
- a CDS encoding CDP-glycerol glycerophosphotransferase family protein, producing the protein MRERLKRLAPSWALKLYQRLRFILITFLFQIFRIASIKPFRVVLCNVWGFGDNAKYVTEELTRRNLKQLEIIFITNHPEAAGEVKGVKLYKSNTIKAVYALATARVWVDNNRKESYIRKRKGQYYIQTWHGGIALKKIEKDYGEHLGRAYVKNAKRDSAMTDLYISNSDFCTRMYKKSFWYKGEILECGSPRNDILIQPKKEINEQVRKALGINEDMKIALYAPTYREGKGNTQVYNLDYEKLLQELSKKFGGEWIVAVRLHPLVSAQSDAMGFSKRVINMTHYRDIYELMSVSDVLITDYSNIMFEFSFHYKPVFLYAADRKEYDTDRGFYFDYASLPYYKAGNMEELIAGIKDFNKTSYEASVKEFFEGLVLYEKGQASRTVADKIIEVIRTR; encoded by the coding sequence ATGAGAGAACGGTTAAAACGCTTAGCTCCTAGCTGGGCATTAAAACTATACCAAAGGTTAAGATTTATCCTAATAACATTCCTTTTCCAGATATTTCGGATAGCCTCTATTAAACCCTTTAGAGTTGTATTATGCAACGTATGGGGTTTCGGAGACAATGCCAAATATGTGACGGAAGAACTGACAAGGAGAAATCTAAAACAATTAGAAATAATATTTATAACCAATCATCCGGAAGCAGCCGGAGAGGTAAAAGGTGTAAAACTATATAAAAGCAACACCATAAAGGCTGTCTATGCCCTTGCTACTGCCAGAGTATGGGTGGATAACAACAGGAAAGAAAGCTATATACGAAAAAGAAAAGGTCAGTATTATATCCAGACCTGGCATGGCGGAATTGCTTTAAAGAAGATTGAGAAAGATTACGGGGAACACCTTGGCAGAGCTTATGTTAAGAATGCGAAAAGGGATTCTGCCATGACAGACCTTTATATCTCAAATAGTGATTTTTGTACCAGAATGTATAAGAAAAGTTTCTGGTATAAAGGTGAGATCTTAGAGTGCGGAAGCCCAAGGAATGATATCCTGATACAGCCTAAAAAAGAAATTAACGAACAGGTAAGAAAAGCACTTGGTATTAATGAAGATATGAAAATTGCTCTTTATGCTCCCACCTACAGGGAGGGAAAGGGGAATACACAAGTATATAACTTGGATTATGAGAAGCTTTTACAGGAATTGTCTAAGAAGTTCGGCGGTGAATGGATAGTGGCAGTCAGGTTACATCCTCTGGTATCAGCACAAAGCGATGCTATGGGTTTTAGCAAGCGAGTGATTAATATGACTCATTACAGGGATATTTATGAGCTGATGTCCGTCAGTGATGTGTTGATTACAGATTACTCTAATATTATGTTTGAATTTTCTTTTCACTATAAGCCGGTTTTCTTATATGCGGCTGACAGGAAGGAATATGATACGGACAGAGGATTTTATTTTGATTACGCTTCATTACCGTATTATAAGGCAGGCAATATGGAGGAATTAATAGCTGGCATTAAAGATTTTAACAAAACCTCCTATGAAGCATCTGTAAAGGAATTCTTTGAAGGATTGGTTCTATATGAGAAAGGGCAGGCTTCAAGGACAGTGGCAGATAAGATAATTGAAGTTATTAGAACACGCTGA